DNA sequence from the Oncorhynchus keta strain PuntledgeMale-10-30-2019 chromosome 1, Oket_V2, whole genome shotgun sequence genome:
TTTAGCACTTTTTTTGCACTGCAAACACCATGGCAACCGCAGGGTATGGATATTACCGCACCACCATTTTCCTGGCCATGTTTGTGGGCTATACGCTGTACTACTTCAACAGGAAGACCTTTTCCTTTGTGATGCCCTCTCTCATGCAAGAGATCAAGCTGGACAAAGATGACCTGGGTAAGAGGAGCCTCACTattgtcttttcctctctttctgtcttgcaCGTCCCTAATGACAATTAACATCTAAAGTTTAGATACTGCTGATAGTGGTCTGACTGATTGGTTTAATTGAACGATCATATGGGGATACATCAGTTAATGCTTTGTGTATGTTTATATTAGTACCAAAATCAATTAAACATTGCGTTCTGCCTCTGTGTGCACTATCCCTCAGGCATGATCACTAGTAGCCAGTCTCTGGCCTATGCTATAAGCAAGTTCATCAGCGGTGTGTTGTCGGATCAGATCAGTGCCCGCTGGCTCTTCTCCATTGGCCTGTTCATGGTGGGTGCCATCAATGTGGTCTTCTCCTGGTCCTCTACTGTGGCCATTTTCTCTGGCCTCTGGTTCCTCAACGGCCTGGGTCAGGGCCTGGGGTGGCCCCCATGTGGCAGGGTGCTGCGCAAGGTAGGACCAGGAAGTAACACTGTAGTCCACTGGATATGAAGCTGTCAGACACATATAAATCAATTGCCTGCACTGTTAAAATACTGGTCAGTCAGTACCATTTTGTATATCCCTGTCCATTCAATACTAGTCGTGTCAAGCCATGAAGCACATCACTAGTCTGATATTATGAAATGTCATTCCCTTCTGCTCCTCAGTGGTTCGAGCCCTCTCAGTTTGGGACTTGGTGGGCGATTCTGTCCTGCAGTATGAACCTGGCTGGGAGTTTAGGCCCCATTATTGCAACGTTGATGGCCCAGAGCTACAGCTGGAGGACGACCCTGTCCATCTCAGGCCTCTCCTGTTGTGTGGTCTCCTTCGTCTGCCTGCTGTTGATCAGGAATGAGCCCAAAGACGTGGGCTTGCCCAACATAGACACTGGGGGGGCCAAGAAGGGCAAAGCAGGTCAGAGCTGGGAGCTAACCTCTTCTTGTCCTGTGGTTGAAACATTGCAAAATATGTGTGACTGACATGCACAGATTTTATTTTGAACACATGCCTTTTTGTGTATTGTCTGCATGTGCAATTGTGTGTAAGGTCAGTAAAACTCTGTGTTAATGGACTTTGCACCCAGTGATCCCTCACACGCTAGCGTGAACAAGTTCAAGATCATGCACACTCTAAGTGATGTGCTAGTGTGACTGAAACCCCTCTCCCTTACCAGGCTCATCCAGTGATGAGACCACCTTCAAAGAGTTCATCCTGTCCCCCTACCTGTGGCTGCTGTCTGTGGGCTACCTGGTGGTGTTTGGGGTGAAGACGGCCTGCACTGACTGGGGCCAACTCTTCCTCATCCAGGACAAGGGCCAGTCAACACTCATGGGTATGGAAGTCTGATACATTAAGACCTGCGTTTTCCCTCTTTTTACGCAGGTTAACGTGTATTGTCATGAGTCTTATCCTGGAGGCAGAACAGTGATTTGCTcttagataggccagctgcaatgtaaaaattggctatattgtaaaaatgtattgaaacaaaaatgtgctttttgttattaatttaaggttagggattAGGTTAGgcgttagggttagcagtgtcgTTAAGGT
Encoded proteins:
- the slc37a4a gene encoding glucose-6-phosphate exchanger SLC37A4a isoform X1, translating into MERNSPLGTDHFFCTANTMATAGYGYYRTTIFLAMFVGYTLYYFNRKTFSFVMPSLMQEIKLDKDDLGMITSSQSLAYAISKFISGVLSDQISARWLFSIGLFMVGAINVVFSWSSTVAIFSGLWFLNGLGQGLGWPPCGRVLRKWFEPSQFGTWWAILSCSMNLAGSLGPIIATLMAQSYSWRTTLSISGLSCCVVSFVCLLLIRNEPKDVGLPNIDTGGAKKGKAGSSSDETTFKEFILSPYLWLLSVGYLVVFGVKTACTDWGQLFLIQDKGQSTLMGSSYMSALEVGGLLGSLAAGYFSDKAVAQQGMKSHGNPRHFLLISMMAGMFGSMYLFRITVTPDSPKMWILFLGATFGFSSYGPIALFGVIANESAPSNYCGTSHAIVALMANIGGFCSGLPFSTIAKHHSWEMAFWVAEMTCLITTICFFLLRNIRTKMGHIPKKTD
- the slc37a4a gene encoding glucose-6-phosphate exchanger SLC37A4a isoform X2, with the protein product MATAGYGYYRTTIFLAMFVGYTLYYFNRKTFSFVMPSLMQEIKLDKDDLGMITSSQSLAYAISKFISGVLSDQISARWLFSIGLFMVGAINVVFSWSSTVAIFSGLWFLNGLGQGLGWPPCGRVLRKWFEPSQFGTWWAILSCSMNLAGSLGPIIATLMAQSYSWRTTLSISGLSCCVVSFVCLLLIRNEPKDVGLPNIDTGGAKKGKAGSSSDETTFKEFILSPYLWLLSVGYLVVFGVKTACTDWGQLFLIQDKGQSTLMGSSYMSALEVGGLLGSLAAGYFSDKAVAQQGMKSHGNPRHFLLISMMAGMFGSMYLFRITVTPDSPKMWILFLGATFGFSSYGPIALFGVIANESAPSNYCGTSHAIVALMANIGGFCSGLPFSTIAKHHSWEMAFWVAEMTCLITTICFFLLRNIRTKMGHIPKKTD